Proteins co-encoded in one Streptomyces sp. NBC_01283 genomic window:
- a CDS encoding SDR family NAD(P)-dependent oxidoreductase, which translates to MSGRDARSLVDHFRTVLGEHSQEQIFRFLVDGEGEPQALGNAELDLRARTIAAALQERFPAGERALIMCPAGLDYVTSFFACLYADVVAVPVYPPDPAFPMRTLPRLTAIVEDAEPAVVLAPAATIALVDRFAEHAPALRNIVWIAVDDIDTAAADGWRAPGTERDDLAFLQYTSGSTSSPKGVMVSHGNLMHNISEMNRQFFGNDPDQHMVSWLPPFHDLGLIMGLLTPAYGGYPVTFMSPYSFLKRPLRWLRAISDVRATASPAPNFAYDLAVAKITEQDRQTLDLSSWRVALNGAEPVRKQTMDRFSRTFAECGYRPTTHAPSYGLAEATLVVSTGDPAAEPVHRDLRTEALLAGVAETAGPGEAARNLPSCGISFQDQQVAVVDPQTHAALPAGRVGELWVAGPSVARGYWRRPQATEETFRAHLDTGEGPFLRTGDLGFADGDQIYVTGRIKDVVIVAGRNHYPQDIERTVESVDPGLREGCGVAGAREIDGEERLIVVQEYRGSRSPEDRARVIDAIRTEVAHEHGLQPFIVALTRTGTVPKTSSGKLQRAACLDALLAGTAEPLALWRADEAKAGRVPEEAPGASKDVTERPAPNAREIEQWLRQSLAAATGRQVATIDPDVPFAGYGLRSVELVSIVGELEQHLGVPLQPGIVWEHPTAAKLAAHLAGSAADSPAPSLAEPATTLTAPVPAAAPAGAAGQGADEPIAIIGIGCRFPGGVDGPDSFWQLLTEGRDAVTEVPADRWSTEEFTDADPAAPGRTTSRWGGFVEGVDQFDSGFFGISQQEAARMDPQQRLLAEVSFEALENAGVPTASLSGTQTGVFIGISTFDYATGQLNDLDAIDAYTGTGSALSIAANRLSYLLDLRGPSMAVDSACSSSLVAVLQACTSLSRGDCDLAVAGGVNLVLSPAFAINFSKAGVMSAEGRCKPFDASADGYVRSEGAGVVILKPLSRALADGDPVHAVIRGGAVNQDGASNGLMAPNPKAQQAVVRAAHARAGVRAADIAYVEAHGTGTILGDPIEAKALGGVLGDGRAADRPCLIGSVKSNLGHMEAAAGIGGLIKTALMVRHRMVPPTLHYRAPNPHIPFDELPVRVADTLQPWPATAAPALAGVSSFGFGGTNAHLVVEEPPPAAAPAHSPSEGAALLTVSARDEQALRDLAARYADKLTGATPVRDVTAAAAVRRTHHEHRLACVGADAPELRTALAAFGRGESVTGLSTGVRRAGQQSKPVFVFSGQGPRWWPLAAELLTGDLAAEQAFSAVLERADTLLRRHTDWSLLDQLAADPARSRLLDTAVGQPALTAVQIALAALWRSWGIEPAAVVGHSVGEIAAAHVAGAISLEDALLIALHRGTALHAATGKGRMAVAGVSLDEARTLLAERAPGPVWIAAANSPGSTVFSGENDALETFAKSLADDGLYCKVLESVEFASHCPLMEPVASELWRVLAPLRPRPTAIPMISTGTGEIVPGDRLDAEYWASNLTRPVLFDTAVTALADTGHNVFVEASPHPMLTDAVTERLASYDDGVAVSSLRRDQPGRATVLGELGRLYTAGHQIDWRRVHGPAGPMTDLPAYPWQRTRSWRELRPAGRSAHRGHPALRERTVSALSPHAVHWSAPVDLAEFPYLTDHQVGGSPVLPAALMLDAALGAARDHLDDGAVLHDVAFTRLSVVPEQADGSTLQLTLVPATADTATVRLFTRSGAGEDWTEAARAGVRRTAPVATAEPLAPVRTRCATSVPSDEHYAALRHAGLAYGPAFQGIEELWQGRAEAVARLRERSALTTDRGKHPVHPVVLDSALQVLSAALDAQDQPLDATYVPVAVGGFTLVGDQVAPRWAHAAVTAPQPGADTITGARVVLYDAEGAAVGEITDVTLQRLDRTETADPRDEALLDLVWRSTPAPAPALQQPPGSWLLFVDQARTTAGLADALRAHGATCRTVTTGPAYRKVGPDHYEIDPGSREDIAALLADLTASGTGPDGIVHGWSLDIGLPEEGDGRPPASAAGDAGLPVLRLVQELALAGQDPAPRLVLLTRGAQHAADGDELNVGQAPLWGLARVIGLEHTELRSSVIDLDPARPAEEGALLLAEVLGSGDNDQVALRGAVRLTPALQPWAPTDDPGQGPRPAWNFDAARDGNHHLLAARPGSLTSLRPTWWHRTPPGPGQVEVEVTAAGLNFSDVLKALGSYPGAEGVVPLGAECAGRVTAVGEGVSAPQVGDRVIAAGPGSMAAFITLDAQLVAPAPPALDDEQAAAVPIAFLTAVHGLERLARLGEGESVLVHSATGGVGLAALQVARRRGARVFATAGTPAKRDLLRGLGVEHVMDSRTLDFAEEIRALTGGRGVDVVLNSSSGEALVRSLDLVAPGGRFVEIGKRDIYDNSHIGLEFFKGNRAFMAVDLEHTIREEPERVAGLFADVVEGFDRGEFTALPITTHPFADAPAAFTAMAKARHTGKLVLLPAANESVTTAVGAAPVRPSGTYLITGGLGALGLETARYLVGQGARHVVLVGRNAPGPHAEAVLAELRTRAEVVVTAADVSRRGAVDDLLARLDGSLPPLAGVVHAAGILDDGLLTGLAPERFRSVAGPKSAAAWHLHQATSDRDLDFFVLYSSAAAVLGSASQGNYAAASAFVDALAHHRRSLGLPALSIDWGPWAQIGLAAHPDRGGSLAARGIESISPDQGIAALDRLLSSSAAQVCVLPLDHERVRGHHGGGLLRTLVDDGGQDTQGAAGPQDEIRRLMLAVEPGRRRRAVLTEHGRAVAARVIGADPARIDTSAPITGMGFDSLLSLELRKSLESSLGIQLPSTVTWRFPTIDALVPYLADRMGIQLESHQELGGDRADPPAVPAGPVPASSATENAHGIAADESVDLDSMSAAELGALLMAKTTQIDEGAQR; encoded by the coding sequence ATGTCGGGCCGGGACGCACGATCGCTTGTCGACCATTTCCGCACGGTGTTGGGCGAGCACTCGCAGGAGCAGATCTTCCGTTTTCTCGTGGACGGCGAGGGCGAGCCGCAGGCGCTCGGCAACGCCGAACTGGACCTGAGGGCCCGCACGATCGCGGCGGCGCTGCAGGAACGCTTCCCCGCCGGGGAGCGGGCGCTGATCATGTGCCCGGCCGGACTGGACTACGTCACCTCGTTCTTCGCCTGCCTCTACGCGGACGTCGTCGCCGTGCCCGTCTACCCGCCGGACCCGGCGTTCCCGATGCGCACCCTGCCGCGGCTGACCGCCATCGTGGAGGACGCGGAGCCGGCGGTGGTCCTCGCCCCTGCCGCGACCATCGCCCTGGTCGACCGCTTCGCCGAACACGCTCCGGCGCTGCGGAACATCGTCTGGATCGCCGTCGACGACATCGACACCGCGGCCGCCGACGGCTGGCGCGCCCCCGGCACCGAACGCGACGACCTGGCGTTCCTGCAGTACACCTCCGGCTCCACCAGCAGCCCCAAGGGCGTGATGGTCAGCCACGGCAACCTGATGCACAACATCTCCGAGATGAACCGGCAGTTCTTCGGGAACGACCCCGACCAGCACATGGTGAGCTGGCTGCCGCCCTTCCACGACCTCGGCCTGATCATGGGCCTGCTCACCCCCGCGTACGGCGGATACCCGGTCACCTTCATGTCCCCGTACTCGTTCCTGAAGCGGCCGCTGCGCTGGCTGCGGGCCATCTCCGACGTCCGGGCCACCGCGAGCCCCGCGCCGAACTTCGCCTACGACCTCGCGGTGGCCAAGATCACCGAGCAGGACCGGCAGACGCTGGATCTGAGCTCATGGCGCGTCGCCCTCAACGGGGCGGAGCCGGTGCGCAAGCAGACCATGGACCGCTTCTCCCGCACGTTCGCCGAGTGCGGCTACCGGCCCACCACGCACGCCCCGTCCTACGGTCTGGCCGAAGCCACCCTGGTGGTGTCCACCGGGGACCCGGCCGCCGAGCCCGTCCACCGCGACCTGCGCACCGAGGCACTCCTCGCCGGTGTGGCCGAGACCGCGGGACCGGGCGAGGCGGCACGCAACCTGCCCAGTTGCGGCATCTCGTTCCAGGACCAGCAGGTCGCCGTCGTGGACCCGCAGACCCATGCCGCGCTGCCCGCGGGGCGGGTCGGCGAACTGTGGGTGGCGGGACCGAGCGTCGCGCGCGGCTACTGGCGCCGCCCCCAGGCCACCGAGGAGACCTTCCGGGCCCACCTCGACACCGGCGAGGGGCCGTTCCTGCGCACCGGCGACCTGGGTTTCGCCGACGGTGACCAGATCTATGTCACCGGCCGTATCAAGGACGTCGTCATCGTCGCGGGCCGCAACCACTACCCCCAGGACATCGAACGCACCGTGGAGAGCGTCGATCCGGGCCTGCGGGAAGGCTGCGGCGTGGCCGGCGCGCGCGAGATCGACGGTGAGGAACGGCTCATCGTCGTCCAGGAGTACCGCGGCAGCCGCTCGCCCGAGGACCGCGCACGGGTCATCGACGCGATACGCACCGAGGTCGCCCACGAGCACGGTCTTCAGCCGTTCATCGTCGCACTCACCCGCACCGGTACGGTGCCCAAGACCTCCAGCGGCAAGCTGCAGCGCGCGGCCTGCCTCGACGCGCTCCTGGCAGGAACCGCGGAGCCGCTCGCGCTGTGGCGCGCGGACGAGGCAAAAGCGGGCCGGGTGCCCGAGGAGGCACCGGGCGCGAGCAAGGACGTGACGGAGCGTCCCGCGCCAAACGCCCGCGAGATCGAACAGTGGCTGCGCCAGTCGCTGGCTGCCGCGACCGGACGACAGGTCGCCACCATCGATCCGGACGTGCCCTTCGCCGGCTACGGACTGCGTTCCGTCGAACTGGTCTCCATCGTCGGCGAGTTGGAGCAGCATCTCGGCGTTCCCCTGCAGCCCGGCATCGTCTGGGAACACCCCACCGCGGCCAAGCTCGCCGCCCACCTGGCAGGGTCGGCCGCCGACTCCCCGGCGCCCTCGCTCGCCGAGCCCGCCACCACCCTCACGGCCCCGGTGCCTGCCGCGGCGCCCGCCGGGGCAGCGGGGCAGGGCGCGGACGAGCCGATCGCCATCATCGGGATCGGCTGCCGCTTTCCCGGCGGGGTGGACGGCCCCGACAGCTTCTGGCAGCTGTTGACCGAGGGCCGCGACGCGGTCACCGAGGTTCCCGCCGACCGGTGGAGCACCGAGGAGTTCACCGACGCCGATCCGGCGGCCCCCGGCCGCACGACCAGCCGCTGGGGCGGTTTCGTCGAGGGCGTCGACCAGTTCGACTCGGGTTTCTTCGGCATCTCGCAGCAGGAAGCCGCCCGCATGGATCCGCAGCAGCGGCTGCTCGCGGAGGTCTCCTTCGAGGCCCTGGAGAACGCGGGCGTGCCCACCGCGTCGCTGTCCGGCACGCAGACCGGGGTGTTCATCGGCATCTCCACGTTCGACTACGCCACCGGCCAGTTGAACGACCTCGACGCCATCGACGCCTACACCGGAACCGGCAGCGCGCTGAGCATCGCCGCGAACCGGCTCTCGTATCTGCTGGATCTGCGCGGTCCGAGCATGGCGGTCGACTCCGCCTGCTCCTCCTCGCTGGTGGCCGTGCTCCAGGCGTGCACCAGCCTGAGCCGGGGCGACTGCGACCTGGCCGTCGCGGGCGGCGTCAACCTGGTGCTCTCCCCCGCGTTCGCCATCAACTTCAGCAAGGCGGGCGTCATGTCCGCCGAAGGCCGGTGCAAGCCGTTCGACGCGAGTGCCGATGGCTACGTGCGTTCCGAGGGCGCCGGCGTGGTGATACTCAAACCGCTCAGCCGGGCTCTGGCCGACGGCGATCCGGTACACGCCGTGATCCGCGGCGGCGCCGTCAATCAGGACGGAGCGAGCAACGGGCTGATGGCGCCCAACCCGAAGGCCCAGCAGGCAGTGGTACGTGCTGCCCACGCCAGGGCCGGGGTGCGCGCCGCGGACATCGCCTACGTGGAGGCGCACGGCACCGGCACCATCCTCGGGGACCCCATCGAGGCCAAGGCGCTGGGAGGTGTGCTCGGCGACGGTCGTGCCGCGGACCGGCCCTGCCTGATCGGCTCGGTGAAGTCCAACCTCGGCCACATGGAGGCCGCCGCCGGAATCGGAGGGCTGATCAAGACCGCCCTCATGGTCCGCCATCGCATGGTGCCGCCGACGCTGCACTACCGCGCGCCCAACCCGCACATTCCCTTCGACGAGCTCCCGGTCCGCGTCGCCGACACCCTTCAGCCGTGGCCGGCCACGGCTGCCCCGGCTCTGGCCGGCGTCAGTTCCTTCGGTTTCGGCGGCACCAACGCCCACCTGGTGGTGGAGGAACCGCCACCGGCCGCCGCTCCCGCCCACTCCCCCTCCGAGGGCGCCGCGCTGCTGACCGTCTCCGCCCGGGACGAGCAGGCCCTGCGTGATCTCGCCGCCCGTTACGCGGACAAGCTCACCGGCGCGACGCCCGTACGTGACGTCACGGCGGCCGCCGCGGTCCGCCGCACCCACCACGAGCACCGGCTGGCCTGCGTGGGCGCCGATGCCCCCGAACTGCGCACGGCGCTGGCCGCGTTCGGCCGCGGGGAGAGTGTCACCGGGCTCAGCACCGGGGTGCGCCGGGCCGGCCAGCAGTCGAAACCGGTGTTCGTCTTCTCCGGACAGGGGCCCCGCTGGTGGCCGCTGGCCGCCGAGCTGCTCACCGGTGACCTCGCCGCGGAGCAAGCCTTCAGCGCCGTACTGGAGCGGGCGGACACGCTGCTGCGCCGGCACACCGACTGGTCGCTCCTGGACCAGCTCGCAGCCGACCCGGCACGTTCCCGGCTGCTCGACACCGCGGTCGGCCAGCCCGCTCTCACCGCCGTCCAGATCGCGCTCGCCGCTCTGTGGCGCTCCTGGGGCATCGAGCCCGCCGCCGTCGTCGGACACAGCGTGGGTGAGATCGCCGCGGCCCATGTGGCGGGTGCGATCTCCCTGGAGGACGCCCTCCTGATCGCCCTGCACCGCGGCACGGCTCTGCACGCCGCCACCGGCAAGGGCCGGATGGCTGTCGCGGGCGTCTCCCTGGACGAGGCCCGCACGCTGCTCGCCGAGCGCGCCCCGGGGCCGGTGTGGATCGCTGCCGCCAACAGTCCCGGCTCCACCGTCTTCTCCGGCGAGAACGACGCCCTGGAGACGTTCGCCAAGTCCCTGGCCGACGACGGTCTGTACTGCAAGGTCCTCGAGTCCGTGGAGTTCGCCTCCCACTGCCCCCTGATGGAGCCCGTCGCCTCCGAACTGTGGCGGGTCCTTGCCCCCTTGCGGCCCCGGCCCACCGCCATCCCGATGATCTCCACCGGCACCGGGGAGATCGTGCCCGGTGACCGGCTCGACGCCGAGTACTGGGCGTCCAACCTCACCCGGCCGGTCTTGTTCGACACCGCCGTCACCGCGCTCGCCGACACCGGCCACAACGTGTTCGTCGAGGCGTCACCTCACCCGATGCTCACCGACGCCGTCACCGAACGCCTTGCCTCGTACGACGACGGGGTCGCCGTATCGTCCCTGCGCCGGGATCAGCCGGGCCGCGCCACCGTGCTCGGCGAACTCGGCCGCCTGTACACCGCCGGCCACCAGATCGACTGGAGGCGGGTGCACGGTCCCGCCGGGCCGATGACCGATCTGCCCGCCTATCCCTGGCAGCGCACCCGCAGCTGGCGCGAGCTGCGTCCGGCAGGCCGGTCCGCGCACCGTGGCCATCCGGCGCTGCGCGAGCGCACCGTGTCGGCGCTCTCACCGCACGCCGTCCACTGGTCGGCCCCGGTGGACCTCGCCGAGTTCCCCTACTTGACGGACCATCAAGTCGGTGGCAGTCCCGTGCTGCCCGCCGCCCTGATGCTGGACGCGGCGCTCGGCGCTGCCCGCGACCACCTCGACGACGGCGCTGTTCTGCACGATGTCGCCTTCACCCGGCTCTCCGTGGTGCCCGAACAGGCCGACGGGTCCACGCTGCAGCTCACGCTGGTGCCCGCGACGGCCGACACCGCGACGGTGCGCCTGTTCACCCGGTCCGGCGCCGGGGAGGACTGGACCGAAGCCGCACGGGCGGGCGTGCGCCGAACCGCTCCCGTCGCCACGGCCGAGCCTCTCGCCCCCGTCCGCACACGCTGTGCCACGTCGGTCCCGTCCGACGAGCACTACGCCGCCCTGCGCCACGCCGGGCTGGCGTACGGGCCCGCCTTCCAGGGCATCGAAGAGCTGTGGCAGGGCCGGGCCGAGGCCGTGGCCCGGCTTCGCGAGCGGAGCGCCCTGACCACCGACCGCGGCAAGCACCCTGTGCACCCGGTCGTGCTCGACAGTGCCCTGCAGGTCCTCAGTGCCGCCCTCGACGCACAGGACCAGCCTCTGGACGCGACGTACGTGCCGGTGGCCGTCGGCGGCTTCACCCTCGTCGGCGACCAGGTCGCCCCCCGCTGGGCGCACGCCGCCGTCACGGCGCCGCAGCCCGGCGCCGACACGATCACCGGTGCTCGCGTCGTCCTGTACGACGCCGAGGGCGCCGCCGTCGGCGAGATCACCGACGTCACCCTGCAGCGTCTGGACCGCACCGAGACCGCGGACCCGCGCGACGAGGCTCTGCTCGATCTCGTCTGGCGCTCCACACCCGCGCCCGCCCCAGCCCTCCAGCAGCCGCCGGGCAGCTGGCTGCTCTTCGTCGACCAGGCCCGCACCACCGCGGGTCTCGCCGACGCGCTGCGCGCGCACGGCGCCACCTGCCGGACCGTCACCACCGGCCCGGCCTACCGCAAGGTCGGCCCGGACCACTACGAGATCGATCCGGGCAGCCGGGAGGACATCGCGGCGCTGCTGGCCGATCTCACCGCCTCGGGCACCGGCCCGGACGGCATCGTGCACGGCTGGTCCCTCGACATCGGCCTTCCCGAGGAGGGCGACGGCCGGCCACCGGCGAGCGCGGCCGGCGATGCCGGTCTGCCGGTGCTCCGTCTCGTGCAGGAACTCGCGCTGGCCGGTCAGGACCCCGCGCCCCGCCTCGTGCTGCTCACCCGGGGCGCCCAGCACGCCGCCGACGGGGACGAACTGAACGTCGGGCAGGCCCCGTTGTGGGGTCTGGCCCGGGTGATCGGACTGGAGCACACCGAACTGCGGAGCTCGGTCATCGATTTGGACCCGGCCAGGCCCGCGGAGGAAGGCGCGCTCCTGCTCGCCGAGGTGCTGGGCTCCGGCGACAACGACCAGGTCGCTCTGCGGGGCGCTGTCCGTCTGACGCCCGCACTGCAGCCCTGGGCGCCCACCGACGATCCGGGCCAGGGCCCTCGCCCCGCCTGGAACTTCGACGCCGCACGCGACGGGAACCACCACCTGCTGGCCGCCCGTCCCGGCAGTCTCACCAGCCTCCGCCCCACCTGGTGGCACCGCACTCCGCCGGGTCCGGGTCAGGTCGAGGTCGAGGTCACCGCCGCGGGCCTGAACTTCAGTGATGTGCTCAAGGCCCTCGGCTCCTACCCGGGTGCCGAAGGGGTCGTGCCGCTCGGTGCCGAATGCGCCGGCCGGGTCACCGCTGTCGGTGAGGGCGTCAGCGCGCCACAGGTCGGCGACCGGGTCATCGCCGCCGGCCCCGGCAGCATGGCGGCCTTCATCACGCTCGACGCGCAGTTGGTGGCCCCCGCTCCCCCGGCACTCGACGACGAGCAGGCCGCCGCCGTGCCCATCGCGTTCCTCACCGCCGTCCACGGCCTGGAGCGGTTGGCCCGGCTCGGCGAGGGCGAGAGCGTCCTCGTCCATTCCGCGACCGGAGGTGTCGGGCTCGCCGCACTCCAGGTCGCCCGCCGCCGCGGTGCCCGCGTGTTCGCCACGGCCGGCACTCCGGCCAAGCGGGATCTGCTGCGCGGTCTCGGTGTCGAGCACGTCATGGACTCCCGCACCCTCGACTTCGCCGAGGAGATCAGGGCGCTCACCGGCGGCCGCGGGGTCGATGTGGTCCTCAACTCCTCGTCCGGCGAGGCACTGGTCCGCTCCCTGGATCTGGTCGCGCCCGGTGGGCGCTTCGTGGAGATCGGCAAGCGCGACATCTACGACAACAGCCACATCGGCCTGGAGTTCTTCAAAGGCAACCGGGCCTTCATGGCCGTCGACCTGGAGCACACCATCCGCGAGGAGCCGGAGCGGGTCGCCGGCTTGTTCGCCGACGTCGTCGAGGGCTTCGACCGCGGGGAGTTCACGGCCCTGCCCATCACCACGCACCCCTTCGCCGACGCCCCCGCGGCCTTCACCGCGATGGCCAAGGCCCGCCACACCGGCAAGCTCGTACTGCTACCGGCTGCCAACGAATCGGTGACGACCGCTGTGGGCGCCGCACCGGTGCGCCCCTCCGGCACCTATCTGATCACCGGCGGCCTCGGCGCGCTGGGCCTGGAGACGGCCCGCTACCTCGTGGGCCAGGGCGCCCGCCATGTGGTCCTGGTCGGCCGCAATGCCCCGGGACCGCATGCCGAGGCCGTCCTCGCCGAACTGCGTACCCGGGCCGAGGTCGTCGTCACCGCCGCCGATGTGTCCCGACGCGGCGCGGTGGACGACCTGCTCGCCCGCCTGGACGGCTCCCTGCCGCCCCTGGCCGGCGTCGTGCACGCCGCGGGCATTCTCGACGACGGCCTGCTCACCGGCCTTGCCCCGGAGCGGTTCCGGTCAGTCGCGGGCCCGAAGTCGGCCGCTGCCTGGCATCTGCACCAGGCCACGTCGGACCGCGACCTCGACTTCTTCGTCCTGTAC